A window from Lytechinus pictus isolate F3 Inbred chromosome 9, Lp3.0, whole genome shotgun sequence encodes these proteins:
- the LOC129267976 gene encoding sushi, nidogen and EGF-like domain-containing protein 1 yields the protein MSQQVGSKRLGIIHIFLLVVLSSGSIHASVILDTGNRGTPLVVSDDNHPYGISVHVNTSFKIQYAGNEYNGIGVSSDGLIYFGAERALQLPDDLTAGSDLAAVFPVLQRNRLVEGSTATYLEISNDRTDELVRELDNVLVDFRAGSFIEWIFVVTWSEVRKAENVPAHEKNTFQVVLAGTGEKTFVVFNYARLFWTKSNFQSGVSFNAQAGFVDGKSNTDFYLPDSGKSKMKLLQASSNVMVNGRWIYDVTHFLPVEGGKYSHGALLCNPFQVKFVPTNQS from the exons ATGTCTCAACAAGTGGGGAGCAAGAGACTCGGTATCATACATATCTTTCTGCTCGTCGTTTTGTCATCTGGTTCCATCCATGCTTCAG TTATTTTGGATACCGGAAACCGAGGAACTCCATTGGTTGTGTCCGATGACAACCATCCCTATGGAATTTCTGTTCACGTCAATACGAGCTTCAAGATCCAATACGCTGGTAACGAGTATAACGGCATTGGA GTCTCTTCTGATGGACTGATCTACTTTGGAGCTGAGAGGGCGCTACAGCTGCCTGATGACTTGACTGCCGGCAGCGACTTGGCAGCCGTGTTCCCCGTCCTGCAGAGGAATAGGCTTGTCGAGGGTAGTACCGCAACGTACCTGGAGATTAGCAATGACAGGACTGATGAGCTAGTCCGGGAACTGGATAACGTTCTCGTCGACTTCCGAGCTGGGTCGTTTATAGAATGGATCTTTGTGGTCACATGGAGTGAAGTCCGAAAGGCAGAGAATGTACCAGCGCACGAA AAGAATACATTTCAGGTTGTCCTTGCAGGGACAGGAGAGAAAACCTTTGTCGTCTTCAACTACGCTAGATTATTCTGGACAAAAAGCAATTTCCAGAGTGGAGTCTCTTTCAATGCACAG GCTGGCTTCGTCGATGGAAAGAGCAATACTGATTTTTATTTACCGGATTCGGGGAAATCTAAAATGAAGCTTCTCCAAGCTTCAAGTAACGTGATGGTCAATGGACGGTGGAtttatgacgtcactcactTCCTGCCAGTCGAAGGGGGTAAATACTCTCATGGAGCGTTGCTCTGCAATCCATTTCAAGTAAAATTTGTGCCcacaaatcaatcataa